A single window of Halanaerobiales bacterium DNA harbors:
- the dnaK gene encoding molecular chaperone DnaK, whose amino-acid sequence MGKILGIDLGTTNSCMAIMEGGEPTVIQNKEGNRTTPSVVAYSKKGERIVGEHAKRQAITNPDQTVKSIKRKMGSDYSVELNGENYTPQEISAMILQKLKRDAEDYVGEEIEEAVITVPAYFTDSQRQATKDAGKIAGLKVKRIINEPTAASLAYGLDDDKDQTILVYDLGGGTFDISILELGDGVFEVVATNGNNELGGDDFDERIIDYVAKEFKSQNGIDLRKDNMALQRLKDAAENAKKELSSVKETNINLPFITQTDEGPKHLDVDITRAKFNEITEDLVKKTMDPSKTALNDAGMDPSEIDEVILVGGSTRIPAVQDAVKDLIGREPHKGINPDEVVAVGAAIQGGVLSGDVDDVVLLDVTPLSLGIETLGGVFTKLIPKNTTIPTSKSKIFSTAADNQTSVDIHVLQGEREMAKDNKTLGRFQLTGIPPAPRGVPQIEVEFNIDENGIVHVSAKDKGTGKENDITIESSSGLSEEEIEQMVKDAEEHAEEDKKKRERIETRNEADALVHQTEKTLDESGDKVDDELKEKVEAAKDELKETLEENEDDIELIKEKMEALNEELTELSTQIYSQAQQGAQGAQGQPGGPEAGAGANPNGGAQSDEDEETVDVDYEEVNDDESNK is encoded by the coding sequence ATGGGCAAAATATTAGGAATCGATCTTGGTACTACTAATTCTTGTATGGCAATTATGGAAGGTGGAGAACCAACTGTTATTCAAAATAAAGAGGGTAATAGAACTACACCATCTGTAGTTGCTTATTCTAAAAAAGGTGAAAGAATCGTAGGTGAACATGCTAAAAGACAGGCTATTACGAATCCAGATCAAACAGTAAAGTCAATTAAAAGAAAAATGGGATCTGATTATTCTGTAGAACTTAATGGTGAAAACTATACACCACAAGAAATCTCTGCAATGATTTTACAAAAATTAAAAAGAGATGCAGAAGACTATGTAGGAGAAGAAATAGAAGAAGCTGTGATTACAGTTCCAGCTTACTTTACAGACAGTCAACGTCAGGCTACAAAAGATGCAGGTAAAATAGCAGGTTTAAAGGTAAAAAGAATAATTAATGAGCCAACAGCTGCTTCACTTGCTTATGGACTTGATGATGATAAAGACCAAACTATCTTAGTTTATGACTTAGGTGGTGGAACATTTGATATTTCCATTTTGGAGTTAGGTGACGGAGTTTTTGAAGTTGTTGCTACAAATGGTAATAATGAACTTGGTGGTGATGACTTTGATGAAAGAATTATAGATTATGTAGCTAAAGAATTCAAAAGTCAAAATGGAATAGATTTAAGAAAAGATAATATGGCTTTACAGAGATTAAAAGACGCAGCTGAAAATGCTAAAAAAGAATTGTCTTCTGTTAAAGAAACTAATATAAATCTTCCATTTATAACTCAGACTGATGAAGGACCTAAACATCTTGATGTAGATATTACAAGAGCTAAATTTAATGAAATTACAGAGGACTTAGTAAAGAAAACTATGGATCCTAGTAAAACAGCTCTTAATGATGCAGGTATGGATCCTTCTGAAATAGATGAAGTAATTCTAGTAGGTGGATCAACTAGAATTCCTGCAGTTCAGGATGCAGTAAAAGATTTAATTGGAAGAGAACCTCATAAAGGTATTAACCCTGATGAAGTTGTAGCTGTAGGAGCTGCTATTCAGGGAGGAGTATTATCTGGAGATGTTGATGATGTTGTACTATTAGATGTCACTCCATTATCTTTAGGTATTGAAACATTAGGTGGAGTATTTACAAAATTAATACCTAAGAATACAACTATTCCAACATCAAAGAGTAAAATATTCTCAACCGCTGCTGACAATCAAACAAGTGTAGATATTCATGTGCTTCAGGGAGAAAGAGAAATGGCCAAAGACAATAAAACCTTAGGTCGTTTCCAATTAACTGGAATACCTCCTGCTCCTCGAGGAGTACCACAAATTGAAGTTGAATTTAATATAGATGAAAATGGTATTGTACATGTTTCTGCTAAAGATAAAGGAACAGGAAAAGAAAATGATATTACTATTGAATCTTCCAGTGGTCTTTCTGAAGAAGAAATTGAACAAATGGTAAAAGATGCTGAAGAACATGCTGAAGAAGATAAGAAAAAACGCGAAAGAATTGAGACTCGTAATGAAGCTGATGCCTTAGTTCATCAAACAGAAAAAACACTAGACGAGTCAGGGGATAAAGTTGATGATGAATTAAAAGAAAAAGTAGAAGCTGCTAAAGATGAATTGAAAGAAACATTAGAGGAAAATGAAGATGATATAGAATTGATTAAGGAGAAAATGGAAGCTCTAAATGAAGAATTAACTGAATTGAGCACACAAATTTATTCTCAAGCTCAACAGGGTGCTCAAGGTGCACAGGGTCAGCCTGGTGGACCTGAAGCAGGAGCTGGAGCAAATCCAAATGGCGGAGCACAATCAGATGAAGACGAAGAAACAGTAGATGTAGACTATGAAGAAGTAAATGATGATGAATCAAACAAATAA